From one Cucurbita pepo subsp. pepo cultivar mu-cu-16 chromosome LG17, ASM280686v2, whole genome shotgun sequence genomic stretch:
- the LOC111778760 gene encoding uncharacterized protein LOC111778760 isoform X2: MASKRSSIVHQPQPLQAGFLHLPRKKPKSLPQSDELASKVGDNISYYAAKDLRIKRVFSPNLDNRSSEPSEGQISDKDGPITANGTCPNGDSGVGKISITAEVRNENFRNSNGCVELGDEDRRCDGKSVELVHSTPPDAEVLAGGLVAASSNGCPRSSHGSVLGDICAKADCRIDSVTRTGSVLKPCSKRKLFKAPGSIAYKRLLPFLLDGDNYILQGDLCSKREKNLKKENIESNLCNRANESSFIDSDTSVNNAVLAYGISCNTMKLNSTPPDNGDAKNFQNGSDSRNDPTLVKENSGLKRDVVSVSSLDKKLTENGGPSENQIEDRFSNEQSKTFVIERLDGGDPFISSNLSSEVDNFKSHVSEKLCNNVSEDIKSENHSKEEIKISSLDSDIACNLVKEERKNEKVSCTRGTDQYLGSSTVGENDCNIATESDKKYGPCVRNKVVRNPLVQLKSKYNQVSVSYRRMLPFLEDLFKDNPENCASGNIDSPRPEKELPTMNLQSPSSNSHNSRDRSEGLASCNMPCDGSLDTPSMPGSNTMNEMEMLDTCMLKVDPQLYDQAVLSSYDLLTGKGSRMVSQQSPITSEGCTNLTDNVSDAAKLSERNSLEPNPLCVEACVLPARRINVGKGIRKQNPRGCRGICNCLNCSSFRLHAERAFEFSRNQLQDAKVVASDLMKELSFIRDVLEKCSDGAYGDAGYHSNKVKEACRKASEAELVAKNRLLQMNCKLDIQSRIMCPQRPNVRFSSEIKKRKIEGGK, from the exons ATGGCTTCCAAACGCTCCTCCATTGTTCATCAACCTCAACCTCTACAAGCTGGCTTCCTCCATTTACCCCGCAAAAAACCCAAGAGCCTGCCGCAATCGGATGAACTTGCATCCAAAGTTGGGGATAATATTTCGTATTATGCTGCGAAGGATCTGCGTATCAAGCGAGTTTTCTCTCCCAATTTAGATAATCGCTCTTCGGAGCCATCGGAAGGGCAGATTAGCGACAAAGATGGGCCGATTACCGCCAATGGAACTTGTCCGAATGGAGATAGTGGAGTCGGTAAAATCTCCATAACTGCAGAGGTCCGGAATGAGAATTTTCGCAATTCGAATGGGTGTGTTGAATTGGGCGACGAGGATCGGAGATGTGATGGGAAGAGTGTGGAACTGGTGCATTCTACACCTCCTGATGCGGAGGTTCTGGCTGGGGGTCTTGTGGCGGCTTCTTCAAATGGATGTCCTCGCTCAAGCCATGGAAGCGTTTTAGGGGATATTTGTGCGAAAGCTGACTGTAGAATTGACTCTGTTACTAGAACTGGATCC GTGCTCAAACCATGTTCTAAACGGAAGTTATTCAAGGCACCTGGTTCCATTGCCTACAAAAGATTGCTGCCCTTTTTGCTGGATGGCGACAATT ACATCCTACAAGGAGATTTGTGCTCAAAACgtgaaaaaaatttgaagaaggaaaatattGAATCTAATCTGTGTAATCGTGCCAATGAGTCATCTTTTATTGATTCAGATACTAGTGTAAATAATGCAGTTTTGGCCTACGGCATATCATGTAACACTATGAAGCTAAATTCAACGCCTCCAGATAATGGGGATGCTAAAAACTTTCAGAATGGCAGTGATTCAAGGAATGACCCGACTTTAGTCAAAGAGAATTCTGGTTTGAAAAGGGATGTAGTTTCTGTCTCTTCTCTTGACAAAAAGCTGACAGAGAATGGAGGGCCCTCAGAGAATCAGATAGAGGATcgattctctaatgaacaatccAAAACCTTCGTAATTGAGAGGCTTGATGGAGGAGATCCCTTTATatcttcaaatctttcctcagAAGTAGACAACTTTAAGTCCCATGTTTCGGAGAAGTTGTGTAACAATGTTTCTGAGGATATCAAATCAGAAAATCATTCCAAGGAAGAAATCAAGATATCATCATTGGATTCTGACATTGCTTGTAACCTAGTgaaggaagaaaggaagaacgAAAAAGTGTCATGCACTCGAGGCACAGATCAATATCTTGGTAGTTCCACTGTTGGTGAAAATGATTGCAACATTGCTACAGAGAGTGACAAGAAATATGGTCCCTGTGTTAGAAACAAAGTG GTTCGCAATCCACTTGTACAATTGAAGTCGAAATACAACCAAGTTTCAGTTAGCTATCGTAGGATGCTTCCATTCCTTGAGGATCTTTTTAAAGATAACCCAGAAAACT GTGCTTCGGGAAACATTGACTCTCCAAGACCGGAGAAAGAATTGCCAACTATGAATTTGCAATCACCGAGTTCAAATTCTCACAATTCCCGGGATAGATCAGAAGGCTTAGCATCTTGCAACATGCCATGCGATGGAAGTTTAGATACTCCCTCAATGCCTGGGTCGAATACTATGAACGAAATG GAGATGTTGGATACATGTATGTTGAAAGTGGACCCTCAATTGTATGATCAAGCAGTCTTATCTAGTTATGATCTGCTTACTGGAAAAGGATCTAGAATGGTCTCTCAACAATCACCAATCACTTCAGAAGGCTGCACAAATTTGACAGATAATGTTTCTGATGCCGCTAAACTTTCTGAGAGAAACAGCTTAGAACCTAATCCTTTATGTGTAGAAGCATGTGTTCTACCAGCAAGGCGCATTAATGTTGGAAAGGGAATTCGTAAGCAAAACCCACGAGGATGCAGAGGAATCTGCAATTGTTTGAACTGTTCCTCTTTTCGTCTCCATGCTGAAAGAgcatttgaattttctcgaaATCAGCTGCAAGATGCTAAAGTAGTTGCTTCAGACTTGATGAAAGAATTGTCGTTTATACGTGATGTGCTGGAAAAATGTTCTGATGGTGCATATGGTGATGCTGGATATCATTCAAATAAG GTGAAAGAAGCTTGTAGGAAAGCATCTGAAGCAGAGTTAGTTGCAAAAAACCGCCTTCTACAAATGAACTGCAAACTTGACATTCAAAGCAGAATCATG TGCCCCCAACGACCAAATGTTCGATTTTCTAgtgaaattaagaaaagaaagattgaaGGTGGCAAATAG
- the LOC111778760 gene encoding uncharacterized protein LOC111778760 isoform X1, producing the protein MASKRSSIVHQPQPLQAGFLHLPRKKPKSLPQSDELASKVGDNISYYAAKDLRIKRVFSPNLDNRSSEPSEGQISDKDGPITANGTCPNGDSGVGKISITAEVRNENFRNSNGCVELGDEDRRCDGKSVELVHSTPPDAEVLAGGLVAASSNGCPRSSHGSVLGDICAKADCRIDSVTRTGSVLKPCSKRKLFKAPGSIAYKRLLPFLLDGDNYILQGDLCSKREKNLKKENIESNLCNRANESSFIDSDTSVNNAVLAYGISCNTMKLNSTPPDNGDAKNFQNGSDSRNDPTLVKENSGLKRDVVSVSSLDKKLTENGGPSENQIEDRFSNEQSKTFVIERLDGGDPFISSNLSSEVDNFKSHVSEKLCNNVSEDIKSENHSKEEIKISSLDSDIACNLVKEERKNEKVSCTRGTDQYLGSSTVGENDCNIATESDKKYGPCVRNKVVRNPLVQLKSKYNQVSVSYRRMLPFLEDLFKDNPENCASGNIDSPRPEKELPTMNLQSPSSNSHNSRDRSEGLASCNMPCDGSLDTPSMPGSNTMNEMVCETEKVLLHNGLNDELLSSPKLQMHHLHSEQEMLDTCMLKVDPQLYDQAVLSSYDLLTGKGSRMVSQQSPITSEGCTNLTDNVSDAAKLSERNSLEPNPLCVEACVLPARRINVGKGIRKQNPRGCRGICNCLNCSSFRLHAERAFEFSRNQLQDAKVVASDLMKELSFIRDVLEKCSDGAYGDAGYHSNKVKEACRKASEAELVAKNRLLQMNCKLDIQSRIMCPQRPNVRFSSEIKKRKIEGGK; encoded by the exons ATGGCTTCCAAACGCTCCTCCATTGTTCATCAACCTCAACCTCTACAAGCTGGCTTCCTCCATTTACCCCGCAAAAAACCCAAGAGCCTGCCGCAATCGGATGAACTTGCATCCAAAGTTGGGGATAATATTTCGTATTATGCTGCGAAGGATCTGCGTATCAAGCGAGTTTTCTCTCCCAATTTAGATAATCGCTCTTCGGAGCCATCGGAAGGGCAGATTAGCGACAAAGATGGGCCGATTACCGCCAATGGAACTTGTCCGAATGGAGATAGTGGAGTCGGTAAAATCTCCATAACTGCAGAGGTCCGGAATGAGAATTTTCGCAATTCGAATGGGTGTGTTGAATTGGGCGACGAGGATCGGAGATGTGATGGGAAGAGTGTGGAACTGGTGCATTCTACACCTCCTGATGCGGAGGTTCTGGCTGGGGGTCTTGTGGCGGCTTCTTCAAATGGATGTCCTCGCTCAAGCCATGGAAGCGTTTTAGGGGATATTTGTGCGAAAGCTGACTGTAGAATTGACTCTGTTACTAGAACTGGATCC GTGCTCAAACCATGTTCTAAACGGAAGTTATTCAAGGCACCTGGTTCCATTGCCTACAAAAGATTGCTGCCCTTTTTGCTGGATGGCGACAATT ACATCCTACAAGGAGATTTGTGCTCAAAACgtgaaaaaaatttgaagaaggaaaatattGAATCTAATCTGTGTAATCGTGCCAATGAGTCATCTTTTATTGATTCAGATACTAGTGTAAATAATGCAGTTTTGGCCTACGGCATATCATGTAACACTATGAAGCTAAATTCAACGCCTCCAGATAATGGGGATGCTAAAAACTTTCAGAATGGCAGTGATTCAAGGAATGACCCGACTTTAGTCAAAGAGAATTCTGGTTTGAAAAGGGATGTAGTTTCTGTCTCTTCTCTTGACAAAAAGCTGACAGAGAATGGAGGGCCCTCAGAGAATCAGATAGAGGATcgattctctaatgaacaatccAAAACCTTCGTAATTGAGAGGCTTGATGGAGGAGATCCCTTTATatcttcaaatctttcctcagAAGTAGACAACTTTAAGTCCCATGTTTCGGAGAAGTTGTGTAACAATGTTTCTGAGGATATCAAATCAGAAAATCATTCCAAGGAAGAAATCAAGATATCATCATTGGATTCTGACATTGCTTGTAACCTAGTgaaggaagaaaggaagaacgAAAAAGTGTCATGCACTCGAGGCACAGATCAATATCTTGGTAGTTCCACTGTTGGTGAAAATGATTGCAACATTGCTACAGAGAGTGACAAGAAATATGGTCCCTGTGTTAGAAACAAAGTG GTTCGCAATCCACTTGTACAATTGAAGTCGAAATACAACCAAGTTTCAGTTAGCTATCGTAGGATGCTTCCATTCCTTGAGGATCTTTTTAAAGATAACCCAGAAAACT GTGCTTCGGGAAACATTGACTCTCCAAGACCGGAGAAAGAATTGCCAACTATGAATTTGCAATCACCGAGTTCAAATTCTCACAATTCCCGGGATAGATCAGAAGGCTTAGCATCTTGCAACATGCCATGCGATGGAAGTTTAGATACTCCCTCAATGCCTGGGTCGAATACTATGAACGAAATGGTTTGTGAAACAGAAAAAGTTCTATTGCATAATGGACTCAATGATGAACTTCTATCATCACCTAAATTACAGATGCATCACTTGCATTCTGAACAGGAGATGTTGGATACATGTATGTTGAAAGTGGACCCTCAATTGTATGATCAAGCAGTCTTATCTAGTTATGATCTGCTTACTGGAAAAGGATCTAGAATGGTCTCTCAACAATCACCAATCACTTCAGAAGGCTGCACAAATTTGACAGATAATGTTTCTGATGCCGCTAAACTTTCTGAGAGAAACAGCTTAGAACCTAATCCTTTATGTGTAGAAGCATGTGTTCTACCAGCAAGGCGCATTAATGTTGGAAAGGGAATTCGTAAGCAAAACCCACGAGGATGCAGAGGAATCTGCAATTGTTTGAACTGTTCCTCTTTTCGTCTCCATGCTGAAAGAgcatttgaattttctcgaaATCAGCTGCAAGATGCTAAAGTAGTTGCTTCAGACTTGATGAAAGAATTGTCGTTTATACGTGATGTGCTGGAAAAATGTTCTGATGGTGCATATGGTGATGCTGGATATCATTCAAATAAG GTGAAAGAAGCTTGTAGGAAAGCATCTGAAGCAGAGTTAGTTGCAAAAAACCGCCTTCTACAAATGAACTGCAAACTTGACATTCAAAGCAGAATCATG TGCCCCCAACGACCAAATGTTCGATTTTCTAgtgaaattaagaaaagaaagattgaaGGTGGCAAATAG